ACAAGGCTTTGACGCTTATCAATGCATCTATGGACACGCTTGGTAGAAACTGGAAGCTCCTTCTTTGCAGATCGATTATCGATTGTACGGGTGATAAAGACTGGAGGGTTGATATGAGAGAGGCAAAGGCAGTTGCCGACACTGAAAATGAACGTTCCGAATTTGAAGCTTATTTGTATGAATACGGAGCGTTGCTTTGCGTCAAGACTGGCATAACCAGTCGCTGAACCCGATTGGTGCCCTGTCGGGCCGGCTACTCCCAGCAGTCTATTGCCACGAATCTCTGCCTTCATTATGCCAGCGGCAGCAGGAGCATCAAAAATGAACGAGATACATCAAAAGACAAGACCTGACCCTTAGCCTAGACAAAATGAAGAAAGAATACTCTTCGCTGGAATGGTTGGAGGCTCATTCCTGAGTTCTCTCACTCTCCTGGCTCATTCCGACCTGTCCTTGGCCAGGCATCTCAACTCCTAACCGGTGATTTTCTGACCGAATTTTGCCCGGAAATAGTTGAGGATCTTGTCTCGGGCGGCGATGCTTTCCCTTCGGATTTTCATTGGTCAGAATGGGGTCAAATCTGCCCTTGACTCGTTCTGATAGCCAAGTGAATGAATCTACTTAGCTATCGGTTAAATCTCCCTTGGGTCATTTCGCTCGATGTATCTCATCATGGCAAACCGTACATATGGTAGTCAGGTTGTTTTCAGTGTTTTCCCCACCCACGGCATGCGGCTTTTTGTGATGCAACTCCAAATGTCTGGGATCGGAACGATTCCATTCGGCAATTGACCAGTTGCAGACTGCGCATCTGTATGCGTCTCTGCGAAGAACGTTTCTTTTGACCGAGTCGGGGATGCGGCGGTCGTGTTCAGGGCTTTGTCTGTTCGCCTCCAGGAGATAGACGCCGACCTCGAGATCGGGGCGGCCGGTGTTTCTCGTGACTATGGGCCAACCGTATTCCGTGCGAAGCTCCCTTACTCTCCTGGCCCATTCCGACCTGTCCTTGGCAAGATATTTCAGTTCCTCTCCGGTGATTTTTTGTCCGACGTTTGCTCTGAAGTATTTGAGAATCTTGTCTCTGACGGCAATGTTTTCCCTTCGGATTACATTGGCCAGATTCCAGCGATGCGCAGCTTCCCTGTCCTGCTCGACGGACAAGAGGATGTAATCCGAAGGCCCCATGGAAGCCGGGTCGATGTCCGGGAGAGGGAACTCGTTTTCCTCCGCCATTTGTTTTGCCGTTAGACCGCTGATGATGGACCATCCGAACTGTACTTTCAGTTCCCGAACCCTACGGGCATATTCCTGGATGCCTGAGACCACCAGGAGTTCATCTCCGTTGATCACGGTCCTGGGATATTTTTTGAAATAGTAGAGAATACGGCTTTGAGCGCTTCGGGCCGATGTTGAGGTGATCAGCGATTTACCCAATTCCCGCAATTGATGATAGCATGGGACAAGCGAAAGGACTTTCGCCCGCAAGCCGTCGGATTCAAGCTCCCGCTCGAAATCAGATAACAGCTCTTTCAGCTGCTTACAAAGTTCTGCCGAATTCATGTTTTGCATTCAATTTTCCAGAAATTGCCGGAGCTTCGCCTTAAGGGCATCGAGGTCTTTGATTTCGCACGACCACACAACAAGAACGTCCCACCCCTTTTGCTTCAAGCGCTCTGAATTTTCCTGATCTCTTCGAATGTTCTTTCCCAGCTTCACTCGCCAGAATTCCGTATTCGTCGTAGGCCGTTTGGCCCGAGGGCATTTCTGGTGGGAGTGCCAGAAACATCCGTGGACGAAAACCACTTTTTTGTACTTCGGTAACGTAATATCCGGCTTTCCCGGCAAATCCTTTCTGTGCAGTCTGAACCTGTATCCCAATCCATGGAGTAGGGAGCGGACGATCAGCTCAGGTTTAGTGTCTTTGCCGCGTATGCGCGACATGATTCCGCTTCGTTTTTCTTTTGTGAATACGTCCATTGTGTATTGTGTTTGTCGAGAAGAATTCTGACCACGTCCGCCACTCGTGCGGCCAAAAGCGGCGGAACTGCGTTTCCGATTTGCTTGGCGATCTCGATTTTCGATCCAGTGAACCGAAACTCGTCGGGAAAGCTCTGGAACCGGGCGGCTTCTCGATGGGTGATCGGTCTGTGTTGTTCCGGATGTAGGTAACGGCCCTTTTCCGGCTTGAAAAATTCCGTGCGGATCGTGAACGCAGGTCTGTCCCACCAGAGCCTGCCAAACAAATCCGTCCCCCCGCTCTTCTTTCTAATCCAGCACTTCGGGGTCAGTTCAGGTGCGATTCGTTGCAGGTCGAAGCGGTTCATCCCTTCCTGCGGGATGGCCCTGTACCTTTTGCGACTCAGTTCAGTGGGATTTCTCCCGAAATGAAGATCAATAGGTGGAGAAACATTTCTGATCTCCGTGCCCACAGGCGGCGGAAGATCACTTATGGCGTCCCGCACCGTCCGCCACTTGAGCGGTTTGGAGAGATAGTGCTCCCTGTCGAACGGAAGCGAGAGCTGTTTGCCGTTGGGCTTCGAATTGAAGTAGATTTTGCGGGGTGGAAACAGGACTCGAGGGTCGGCGAACTTACAGCCGATAATGAATGCTCTCGTGCGGTTTTGCGGGACCCCGTAATCGGCTGCGGTCAACTTGTCCTGCCAAACCTTGAATCCCAGCGATTCAGCTAGGCCGACGATTTCGCCGTGCTCAAAAGTATTGAGCAGTTGCGGAACGTTTTCCATGACGAAAATTTTTGCTCCGCTCCTCTTTACTACCTCCAGGAAGGGGCGCCACAATTCCTTTCGCGGATCCCCATCTCGATTTTTATTGAGAAGGCTGAATCCCTGGCAAGGCGGCCCGCCGATGACCACATCGGCCTCCGGCACTTCGTATTTCCCGTCCTCCAGGATGGCGACGATATCCCCGGCGACGCAATGCGGGCCGAAGTTTTCGTTGTAGGTGTCCACGCAAAACTGATTGAAGTCGTTCGCCCATACGGACTTGAACGGCTGCCCGAAAGCCTCGGAAAATCCCAGAGACATGCCGCCCGCCCCGGAAAAAAGATCGATAAGTCGATAACGCCTGAGATTATCGAGCAAATCGCCGGTGCATCGAGCGGCATATTGCTCTTCGTCTTCCAGAAGAATGTTTGATTCAAGCTCGATAAAATCGCTTATGGGATACACTGGTGGTTCCTAATGAAAATGCCGGTTCATCATCAACCAATGAGCCAAGCAAAACTATCCTTTAGATTTATAGTGTGGATTCTTGGTGTTTTCGATTCCATACGGCGGAGGAGGATGGAACGTCAAATATGATGATGCCCCAGAAGAGTGATTAGAGGACCTCTCTATTCCCGGGGTCGGACTGAGTCAACCCCTTGATTCAACATAGAAAATGCCTTAATATATTTGATATTTTCTCCTTAGAATATCCATTTTGCCTTTAAAATGCCGTTCTAATATTTCCTTAGCTGAACTGACGCCACCTCTAATGCCAAGAATCAATCGTTATATTCTGGGCATTTGTGAGTTGTTGCAAAAAACTGCCTCGACAGAAGACAGTAGGTAAAACAAGAAAAAAAGCAGGTTGGCAAACCTCATTCGAGGCCGAAAATAATGATCTGGCTGACTCTGGGCCACGTGACAGAGCTTTTCGGTGTGGACAAGTCCGGAATCAGTTGCCTTTGAATATTTTTTTGAAAGCGGCGAATTGTGGCGCGAAACCGTTGCAACTTTTGCAACGGTTCAAATGCAAAAGGGATCAATTATTTTTTGACTTCTCGAAAGTTCTGACGCCGTTTCCAGGTGGGTCAAGAACGATCACCTCGGATTCGAGTACTCTATGTCTACCGGGGAGTTGCCCGCAAATACCGTCCCGACTTCCTGATACGGCTCCGGAACGGCGAGATGCTGGTGCTGGAGACCAAGGGCCTGGAAACGAAGCAGGACCAGGTCAAACGCCGCTATCTCGACGAATGGATCCAGGCCGTTAATGAGCATGGCGGCTTTGGGCGCTGGAGGGCGGCCGTTGTCCGGAAGCCGGGAGAGGTGCATGATATTGTGGAACGTATGGCGAAGCGTGCCGGGGCGGAATAAGAAATGAGCCGTGACCACATGCTTCAGCGTAACGCCGCCCGACTAAAAGCCCAACTTCCCGAGGTGAACAAAGACGATCCACCTATGAAGCAATTGCGGGGAATCAACCTGATTTTTTAAAATCTTCCAGCCCAAGCCTACAATAAACCATGGCTCTAAAGGCAATACTGGAAGTCGCGCCCTCCTCGGGCCAACTCCTGGTCTATCAAACCGAGAACGGACAGGTGCGGTTGGATGTTCGATTGGAAGGAGAAACGGTCTGGCTGACCCAGCAGCACATGGCTAAGCTGTTTCAGACCTCTCAACAGATTATCAGCCAGCACATCCAGAATGTTTTTGAAGAGAAAGAACTCGAGCCAGGGGCAACTCACAAGAAATTCTTGTCGGTTCGCCGGGAAGGGAGCCGCAAGGTTCAACGGAGCCTGGATTATTAAAATCTGGATATGATCATCTCCGTCGGCTACCGGGTGAAAAGCGTCGGCCGCGGGTCCGTGTTCCTGAACACGGATCCAGCCAAGAGGAAAATCAGTCATTCCCTCGTGAACCTGCCACGGATTTCCAGAATATCTTGCTCCTCGGACTGATAAAGGCACTGTTTTTAGTACGAGGCATGGTTATTTTTACCGCGGAAATTGCTGCAGGATCTCGGCAATTGAGGACGAAAAATGTGAGGCCAGGAATGAGCTACGAGGTTCAACGAAATTGAGACGAACATGACCACCTGCGATAAATGCGATACCCGATGTGCCGACGCCGCGAAGGGGGCCAGCCCCCATTACGTGTTCATCGGCACGATGAAGGTCGGCAAGAGTAGCCTGTACGAACGGTTGACGGCATCCGCCTGCGCCGAGGTAGCAATACCCGGCATTGCGGTCTCCATACCCCGTGGACACCTCAAGGGGCGGGACGGGGTGGCTCTGGACACTCCGGGCATCCACTCCCTGTTCTCCACCAACGAGGATGAACGAGCTTCCAGAGACATTCTGCTGTCCCCGGAGATTCCCGGCGAAAACCTGCGCATCGTCCTGGTGGCCGACGCCAAGAACCTCAAGCGGACCATCGCCATCGTCCTGCAGTTCGCGGAATACGGGCTGCCCATGTTGCTGGTGGTGAACATGGTCGACGAGGCCGCGTCCCGGGGCATCGAAATCGACTACCACAAGCTCTCGGAAAAATTGGGCGTCCGCGTGATGACCACCATCGCCCGGGAGGGAATCGGGGTTCGTGAACTGGCCAGGAATCTGGACGACGTCCGGCCAGCGAAGCCCCTGGCGGGGTACTCCCCGCGGGTGGATCAGTTTCTCGCGGAGGTAGACAAATTAATTCCTTCCGGCACGTTTTCCTCCCGTGCCTTGGGAATTCTTCTGCTCACCGAGGACCCGGCCGTGGAGCGCTACATATTGGAGAAATACGGACCGGGAATGCTCGACCAGCTCCGCCGGCTGGCCGTGAAAACCCGCCAGGCGAGACCCATTGCCGTGGACATCGAACTGAGCAACCTCTATCAGTCCGAGGCTGCCAAGATCGCTGAACAGGTCCAGAAAGTCGAACCGCCCACCAAGAGCCCGCTCATCCTCTCCTTCGGCGACTGGTGCACCCAGTTGTCCACGGGCATTCCCATCGCCCTGGGAATTCTCGTGCTCCTGTACTATTTCATCGGCGCCTTTGGAGCCACCTTCCTGGTGGACACGATCCATGACGAACTGTTCGAGGCCCATCTGATCCCGCTGCTCACGGCCCTGATCGAATATATTCCCAGCGCTCTGGTCCGGGACATGCTCATCGACCCGGACTTCGGCATCTTCCCCACCGGGGTCTTTCTGGCCCTGGGGCTGGTCATGCCGGTGATCTTCTGCTTTTACATCGCCTTTGGGGCGCTTCAGGATTCCGGATATCTGGCCCGCCTCTCCCTCCTTCTGGACCGTGTCTTTCGCCTGATCGGCCTGAACGGCAAAGGCGTGATCCCTCTGGTCATGGGCTTTTCCTGCGTGACCATGTCCATCCTGACCACCCGTGTGCTCAGCACGACCAAGGAAAAGAACATCGCCTCGTTTCTGGTCTTTCTCTGTTTGCCCTGCGCCCCGCTGTTGGCGGTGATGATGGTCATCCTGGCCAGGATGCCCGTCTCCGCCTCGATCACGGTCTACGGACTGATCTTTTCCCAACTGCTCCTGGCAGGATGGCTGGCGAACAAGGTCATTCCCGGACAACGCTCCCAACTGATCCTGGAAATCCCGACCATGCGCCTGCCCAAACCCTGGCCGGTCATCAAGATGGCCTCAAGGAAAACCTATTTTTTCATCAAGGAGGCCCTGCCGGTCTTTGTCCTGGCCTCGATGTTCATTTTTCTCTTCCAGCGCGTGGGCGGCCTGAGCGCCCTGGAGGCCGCCCTGGGACCGGTGATCAACACGGTCATGGGCCTGCCGGAACAGAGCATCCAGGTGTTCATCAAGACCATGATCCGCCGGGAAAGCGGCGTGGCCGAACTGGAACATCTCAGCCCCCAGTTCACCAACCTGCAGATCGTGGTCAATCTCGTGCTGATGACCTTCCTGGCCCCATGCATCAACGCGACCATCGTCCTGTTCAAGGAACGCGGCGCACGAGCCGGAGCCTTGATCCTGACCACGGTCACGATCTACGCCATTCTCCTGGCTAGTCTGCTGAACCATATTTCCCGTCTGGCCGGAATC
Above is a genomic segment from Desulfonatronum thiosulfatophilum containing:
- a CDS encoding HNH endonuclease, whose protein sequence is MQNMNSAELCKQLKELLSDFERELESDGLRAKVLSLVPCYHQLRELGKSLITSTSARSAQSRILYYFKKYPRTVINGDELLVVSGIQEYARRVRELKVQFGWSIISGLTAKQMAEENEFPLPDIDPASMGPSDYILLSVEQDREAAHRWNLANVIRRENIAVRDKILKYFRANVGQKITGEELKYLAKDRSEWARRVRELRTEYGWPIVTRNTGRPDLEVGVYLLEANRQSPEHDRRIPDSVKRNVLRRDAYRCAVCNWSIAEWNRSDPRHLELHHKKPHAVGGENTENNLTTICTVCHDEIHRAK
- a CDS encoding DNA mismatch endonuclease Vsr; the protein is MDVFTKEKRSGIMSRIRGKDTKPELIVRSLLHGLGYRFRLHRKDLPGKPDITLPKYKKVVFVHGCFWHSHQKCPRAKRPTTNTEFWRVKLGKNIRRDQENSERLKQKGWDVLVVWSCEIKDLDALKAKLRQFLEN
- a CDS encoding DNA cytosine methyltransferase, with product MYPISDFIELESNILLEDEEQYAARCTGDLLDNLRRYRLIDLFSGAGGMSLGFSEAFGQPFKSVWANDFNQFCVDTYNENFGPHCVAGDIVAILEDGKYEVPEADVVIGGPPCQGFSLLNKNRDGDPRKELWRPFLEVVKRSGAKIFVMENVPQLLNTFEHGEIVGLAESLGFKVWQDKLTAADYGVPQNRTRAFIIGCKFADPRVLFPPRKIYFNSKPNGKQLSLPFDREHYLSKPLKWRTVRDAISDLPPPVGTEIRNVSPPIDLHFGRNPTELSRKRYRAIPQEGMNRFDLQRIAPELTPKCWIRKKSGGTDLFGRLWWDRPAFTIRTEFFKPEKGRYLHPEQHRPITHREAARFQSFPDEFRFTGSKIEIAKQIGNAVPPLLAARVADVVRILLDKHNTQWTYSQKKNEAESCRAYAAKTLNLS
- a CDS encoding virulence protein, producing the protein MALKAILEVAPSSGQLLVYQTENGQVRLDVRLEGETVWLTQQHMAKLFQTSQQIISQHIQNVFEEKELEPGATHKKFLSVRREGSRKVQRSLDY
- a CDS encoding ferrous iron transporter B, encoding MTTCDKCDTRCADAAKGASPHYVFIGTMKVGKSSLYERLTASACAEVAIPGIAVSIPRGHLKGRDGVALDTPGIHSLFSTNEDERASRDILLSPEIPGENLRIVLVADAKNLKRTIAIVLQFAEYGLPMLLVVNMVDEAASRGIEIDYHKLSEKLGVRVMTTIAREGIGVRELARNLDDVRPAKPLAGYSPRVDQFLAEVDKLIPSGTFSSRALGILLLTEDPAVERYILEKYGPGMLDQLRRLAVKTRQARPIAVDIELSNLYQSEAAKIAEQVQKVEPPTKSPLILSFGDWCTQLSTGIPIALGILVLLYYFIGAFGATFLVDTIHDELFEAHLIPLLTALIEYIPSALVRDMLIDPDFGIFPTGVFLALGLVMPVIFCFYIAFGALQDSGYLARLSLLLDRVFRLIGLNGKGVIPLVMGFSCVTMSILTTRVLSTTKEKNIASFLVFLCLPCAPLLAVMMVILARMPVSASITVYGLIFSQLLLAGWLANKVIPGQRSQLILEIPTMRLPKPWPVIKMASRKTYFFIKEALPVFVLASMFIFLFQRVGGLSALEAALGPVINTVMGLPEQSIQVFIKTMIRRESGVAELEHLSPQFTNLQIVVNLVLMTFLAPCINATIVLFKERGARAGALILTTVTIYAILLASLLNHISRLAGITFT